The sequence CCGAAGTCGGCGGCGCCGTTCGGGGTGAGGAAGCCGGCCACCGCGATGAGCGAGCCGAAGAGGTACAGCCAGTACGCGAACATGTTCAGGCGGGGGAACGCCACATCGGGCGCGCCGATCTGCAGCGGCATGATCCAGTTCGTGAAGCCGGCGAACAGCGGCGTCGCGAACATCAGCAGCATGATCGTGCCGTGCATCGTGAACGCCTGGTTGAACTGCTCGCTCGACATGATCTGCATGCCGGGCCTGGCCAGTTCGGCGCGCATGAAGAGCGCGAGCAGGCCGCCGAAGAGGAAGAACGCGAACGAGGTGACCAGATAGAGCGTGCCGATCGTCTTGTGATCGGTGGTGGTCGCCCACCGGATGACGACGTTGCCGCGCTCCCTGCTGCGCACCGGTAGCTCGTTGGCGTACGCCTCCTCGTCCTCCGCCGTACCTGCTGTGCCCGTCGTCGTCACGGGGCCGCTCCTTCACTTGTCAGCCGTGTTACCGGATGCAGCAAAGCAGCGAAGCGGCCCCGTAGCCGGGCCCGGCACCCGCCGGGCCGCGACATTCACCCATCAGGGGGGGTGAGGGACACGGCGACGCCCCGGCGCGGCGGAGGCCGTGCCGGGGCGTCGGATGCGCGTCAGGTCAGGCGAGGCTCGCGATCGCCTGGTTGAACGTCGCGGACGGACGCATGACGGCCTCGGCCTTGGCCGGGTCGGGCTGGTAGTAGCCACCGATGTCGGCCGGCTTGCCCTGGACCGCGATCAGCTCGTCGACGATGGTCTGCTCCTGCTCGGCCAGCGTCTTGGCGAGCGGGGCGAACGCGGCGGCGAGGTCGGCGTCGGCGGTCTGCTGCGCCAGCTCCTGGGCCCAGTACAGGGACAGGTAGAAGTGGCTGCCGCGGTTGTCGATGCCACCGAGGCGGCGGCTGGGCGACTTGTCCTCGTTGAGGAACGTGGCCGTGGCGCGGTCCAGCGTGTCGGCGAGGACCTGGGCGCGCGCGTTGCCCGTGGTCTGCGCGAGGTGCTCGAAGCTGACCGCGAGGGCGAGGAACTCGCCGAGGCTGTCCCAGCGCAGGTAGTCCTCCTTGACGAGCTGCTGCACGTGCTTCGGCGCGGAGCCGCCGGCGCCCGTCTCGAAGAGGCCGCCACCGTTCATCAGCGGGACGACGGAGAGCATCTTCGCGCTGGTGCCGAGCTCCAGGATCGGGAAGAGGTCCGTCAGGTAGTCACGGAGCACGTTGCCGGTGACGGAGATGGTGTCCTCGCCGCGGCGGATGCGCTCCAGGGAGAAGGCGGTGGCCTTCTCGGGGGTCATGATCTCGATCTGCAGACCCTCGGTGTCGTGCTCGGCGAGGTACGTCTTGACCTTGGCGATGAGCTGGGCGTCGTGCGCGCGGCCCTCGTCCAGCCAGAAGACCGCCGGGTTGCCGGTCGCGCGGGCGCGGGTGACGGCGAGCTTGACCCAGTCCTGGATCGGCAGGTCCTTGGTCTGGCACATGCGGAAGATGTCACCGGCGCCGACGGTCTGCTCCAGCACGGCGTTGCCGGCGGCGTCGACGACGCGGACGGTGCCGGTGGCGGGGATCTCGAAGGTCTTGTCGTGGCTGCCGTACTCCTCGGCCTTCTGCGCCATGAGGCCGACGTTGGGCACCGAGCCCATCGTGGAGGGGTCGAAGGCGCCGTTCGCGCGGCAGTCGTCGATGACGACCTGGTACACACCGGCGTAGCTGCTGTCCGGGAGGACGGCGATGGTGTCGGCCTCGTTGCCGTCCGGGCCCCACATGTGGCCGGAGGTGCGGATCATGGCCGGCATGGAGGCGTCGACGATGACGTCGCTCGGGACGTGCAGGTTGGTGACGCCCTTGTCGGAGTCGACCATGGCGAGGGCGGGGCCCTCGGCCAGCTCGGCCTCGAAGGACTCCTTGATCTTCGCCCCCTCGGGCAGGGCCTCCAGGCCCTTGAGGATGCCGCCCAGACCGTCGTTCGGGGTCAGGCCGGCCGCGGCGAGCACGTCACCGTACTCGGCGAAGGTGTCCGGGAAGAACGCGCGGACCACGTGGCCGAAGATGATCGGGTCGGAGACCTTCATCATCGTGGCCTTGAGGTGCACGGAGAACAGGACGCCCTCGGCCTTGGCGCGGGCGATCTGGGCGGTGATGAACTCGCGCAGGGCGGCGACGCGCATGACGGACGCGTCGACGACCTCGCCCGCCAGGACGGGTACGGACTCGCGCAGGACGGTGGTGGTGCCGTCGTCCCCGGCGAGCTCGATGCGCAGGCTGCCCGGCTCGGTGATGACCGCGGACTTCTCGGTGGACCGGAAGTCGTCGACGCCCATGGTGGCGACGTTGGTCTTGGAGTCGGCGGTCCAGGCACCCATGCGGTGCGGGTGGGTCTTGGCGTAGTTCTTGACCGACGCGGGGGCGCGGCGGTCGGAGTTGCCCTCGCGCAGGACCGGGTTGACGGCGCTGCCCTTGACCTTGTCGTAACGGGCGCGGACGTCCTTGTCCTCGTCGGTCCGCGGGTCGTCCGGGTAGTCCGGGAGGGCGTAGCCCTGGGCCTGGAGCTCGGCGATCGCGGCCTTCAGCTGCGGGATCGAGGCCGAGATGTTCGGAAGCTTGATGATGTTGGCCCCGGGGGTGGTGGCCAGCGCGCCGAGCTCGGCGAGAGCGTCGTCGATGCGCTGGTCCTCCCGGAGGCGGTCGGGGAAGCCGGCGATGATCCGGCCCGCGAGGGAGATGTCCCGGCTCTCGACGGTGACGCCGGCCTTGGAGGCGTAGGCCTCGATCACGGGCAGGAACGAATACGTCGCCAGGGCCGGGGCCTCGTCGGTGTGTGTATAGATGATGGTCGAGTCAGTCACCCTGTGCTCCGCTCCACGTCTGCAACATTGCTTGACATCAAGATATCTCGTGAGCGGCGCCGCTTCGACAGGACCCTGCCCACACCGGCCGGAACCTGTCCTACGGGCGGTGCTCCGGCGGAATCCGCTCGCCGGCCGGCACCGGTCCGGGCGGGGTTCCGTCGCCGAAGGGGCGGCCGCCGAGCTGCTCGCGGTGGTGCGGGGCCAGCCAGCCGGAGAGGTCGGGGCCCGCGGGCACGATGCCGGTGGGGTTGATGCCGGTGTGGACGCGGTAGTAGTGCTGCTTGATGTGGTGGAAGTCGACCGTGTCCCCGAATCCAGGGGTCTGGTAGAGGTCCCTGACGTACGCCCACAGCACCGGGTCCTCGGACAGCTTGCGGCGGTTGCACTTGAAGTGGCCGTGGTAGACGGCGTCGAAGCGCACCAGGGTGGTGAAGAACCGGATGTCGGCCTCGGTGAGGGTGTCACCGACGAGATAGCGCCGGTCCGCGAGCCGCTCGGACATCTGCTCAAGGCGGCGGAACAGCGCCTCGTACGCCTCCTCGTAGGTGTCCTGGCCGTCCGCGAACCCGGCCCGGTACACGCCGTTGTTGATGTCCCGGTAGATCCCCTCCATGACCTCGTCGATCTCCGCGCGCAGCGGCTCGGGGTAGAGGTCGGGCGCGCCGGGGCGGTGCAGGGCGGTCCACTCGGTGGCGAGGTCCAGGGTGATCTGCTGGTAGTCGTTGGTGACGAGCTTGCCGCTGGGCACGTCGACGATCGCGGGGACGCTGACGCCGCCCGGGTAGTCGTGTTCCCTGGCGTCGTAGGCCTCGCTGAGGTAGCGGATGCCGAGCACCGGGTCGCGGCCGTCCGGGTCGAGCGTGAAGCGCCAGCTGCGGTCGTCCTGCAGCGGATCGGTGACGGCGAGCGAGAGGGCGTCCTCCAGGCCGAGGAGCCTGCGCGAGACGAGGGCGCGGCTGGCCCAGGGGCAGGCGCGGCTGACGACGAGCCGGTAGCGGTCCGCCTCGACGGGCCAGCCGTCGCGGCCGTCGGCGGTGATGCGGTCCGCGAAGTGGCTGCGGGAGCGCTTGAAGGGTTTGTGCCCGTACGAGCTGTTGCCT is a genomic window of Streptomyces sp. NBC_00708 containing:
- a CDS encoding NADP-dependent isocitrate dehydrogenase — its product is MTDSTIIYTHTDEAPALATYSFLPVIEAYASKAGVTVESRDISLAGRIIAGFPDRLREDQRIDDALAELGALATTPGANIIKLPNISASIPQLKAAIAELQAQGYALPDYPDDPRTDEDKDVRARYDKVKGSAVNPVLREGNSDRRAPASVKNYAKTHPHRMGAWTADSKTNVATMGVDDFRSTEKSAVITEPGSLRIELAGDDGTTTVLRESVPVLAGEVVDASVMRVAALREFITAQIARAKAEGVLFSVHLKATMMKVSDPIIFGHVVRAFFPDTFAEYGDVLAAAGLTPNDGLGGILKGLEALPEGAKIKESFEAELAEGPALAMVDSDKGVTNLHVPSDVIVDASMPAMIRTSGHMWGPDGNEADTIAVLPDSSYAGVYQVVIDDCRANGAFDPSTMGSVPNVGLMAQKAEEYGSHDKTFEIPATGTVRVVDAAGNAVLEQTVGAGDIFRMCQTKDLPIQDWVKLAVTRARATGNPAVFWLDEGRAHDAQLIAKVKTYLAEHDTEGLQIEIMTPEKATAFSLERIRRGEDTISVTGNVLRDYLTDLFPILELGTSAKMLSVVPLMNGGGLFETGAGGSAPKHVQQLVKEDYLRWDSLGEFLALAVSFEHLAQTTGNARAQVLADTLDRATATFLNEDKSPSRRLGGIDNRGSHFYLSLYWAQELAQQTADADLAAAFAPLAKTLAEQEQTIVDELIAVQGKPADIGGYYQPDPAKAEAVMRPSATFNQAIASLA
- a CDS encoding glutathione S-transferase C-terminal domain-containing protein; this translates as MTDSAGTEGNSSYGHKPFKRSRSHFADRITADGRDGWPVEADRYRLVVSRACPWASRALVSRRLLGLEDALSLAVTDPLQDDRSWRFTLDPDGRDPVLGIRYLSEAYDAREHDYPGGVSVPAIVDVPSGKLVTNDYQQITLDLATEWTALHRPGAPDLYPEPLRAEIDEVMEGIYRDINNGVYRAGFADGQDTYEEAYEALFRRLEQMSERLADRRYLVGDTLTEADIRFFTTLVRFDAVYHGHFKCNRRKLSEDPVLWAYVRDLYQTPGFGDTVDFHHIKQHYYRVHTGINPTGIVPAGPDLSGWLAPHHREQLGGRPFGDGTPPGPVPAGERIPPEHRP